The region GGCGCAAGTGACTGTGGCACAGACCGAGCAGAACGCAGAGGCGTTTGCTCTCGTACGCGAGGCCTCTCTGCGCGCTGATACTATGATTGCGAATCAGTCAAAACCTTCTGCAGAGGCACCTGCATCTAGCGAGAATAACaatgcgccgcctgcgaaTCTGCCGCCCCCAGAAATTGCACGAATGATCCCTTGCAAGTTTTTCCCCAACTGTCGCTACGGTGAGCGCTGCATATTTCAGCATCCGGTCAGCGTACCCCTTAACGCACAGGATGGCACGTTCCTTCCGACGCCCCCTGGCATGTTTTTCGCCGCGCCCAACGGTAtgccgctgcagccgccgccgaaCCTATATGGAGTGCCTGCGCCCTACATGGACATGAGTCACCCCATGTTCCAAGTTCCTTTTGGGCCGAATGGTGTGCCGATGTACCCAGCTCCCATAAACGCGATGCCCGGCGCAACGGAGACCAACGGCGTGGCTGACTCAGTCAAGCACTCTTTCCAAGACGCTGAGGCCCAAAGCCAGTCCCAACCAGATGACCAAGCCATGGGTGGCACGACCGACACAGCAACGCAGACGATCCAATCGAACAAGAAAGCAGGCAAGACAACTCGTCATGACTCGACGCAGCGCGGTCGCCCGAATGGCGTGCGTCCCTCGTGTGCCTTCTTCGCTCGATCTGCTTGCCGGTATTCTAATGAGTGCCGGTTTCCTCATGTGCTTCCGGACGGCACAGATGCCAGGAATATCCCAAGTGATCAGGACGCCAGGCTGAACAAGAACACCGCTCGCCGCACGAACCAGAGCTCGGATCGCAGAAACTCGGACGGAGAAGGGAGCTCCAGTGGAAGCATGACGCCTCAGACAAAGAAGGGTAACAACGCTCGTCGCCCAAGTAATGCGAATCATGTACGTGGTAAGGGCTCGCGCCGTTCCACCGCACAGCCTTCTCAAGCGAGCCGCAAGACGCCCGCACAGCGCGTGCCGAATAGTGATGAGTTCCCTGCCTTGCCTGGCGGTACGCCATCGGAGCCAACAGCTGTGCAGAACAAGTCTTACAAGGCCAACTTTTCTGCTATTCTTagcgcacctgctccaCCCAAACCAGCCAAGGCACCCAGTACGGACAACCAGTCCAAGCCCTCTCCTTCCCAGACGACGGCTGAAGAGCCGGAGATGGAGCAAAACAATGGAACGAACCCAACTATTTCAACGCGCGACTTTGCTGCTGTGGCAGCTGCACAGCCCAATGCTGTGACGGCATGAACACATGACATTGATCTGGCCCCTTGTGCCAAAAAAAAGACGACGCTGACCCGCTCGCTTGTCTACTATGCTGCTTGAAACCCCCGTTTCTTTTATATATCCTCATCCTCTATCATGTACATTAAGGCGACCTGGCCTTTTGGCACGTAAGCAACAACCTATCTTAGACTACAGAAATCGAAAAAATAAAGTTTTTATGAAGAACTGTCACGGAGGGATGAGGGACTGGCACAACAGTGCTTCAAGTTTTGACCCCAAGATACCTCGTAAAATGTGGTTCGTTTCCGTCGGCGCATGGCACTGATGAAGCTATGACACAAGCTTCTACCCGGCGTATACAAGTGAGTGCAGCATGACATGCAGGCCCCACCTGATTTTACCTCTTGGCATTCCGCATTTGAGAAACACACGACAGTCCCAGTCTGGTTCAATGCCTAGTTTGGATACCCACAATAACAACCTGCGTAATGCCAATGCTGCTACAGAAACGTTTTCAGGTCACACCAGGAGATTAAGTCGATGCAAAAGCGATTCGGAAATGATTCGGCAAGTCTATCGCTCGAATGCATGTCTTTCGACTAGACTTATTGCTGCAAGGTCTCTCTCGTCAAAGTGCACGTCTCCTGAGGAAAACCTATGCTTGGACAAAAGCACGCCACATACATGGTCGACATTTACCATGTTTGTTGCTGGGTATGTACGCACAGTCTCACCCAAGTTTACCTCGTGGTATACCACCTAGTGCTAGTCTGCAAAGATCGCTTGTGCAATTCCTGTCACAATGGGCGCCTGTAGAGAGCGTCAAGCTTATCACTTATTCGTCAAATGGTCAGCTCAAATGTGTGTTTGCCGATTTTGCGAATGAAGATGATGCAACTAAAGCTCTCAAAGGCGTACAGACGTCCATATTCTACCATATGCACTTGCGCTTAGAGCCTGCGCGGGGTGATCGCACGTTGCGATTTACTATGTACGACGCGAATATGCCTTATATTAATGTATCGTACATATGGATTCAAACGAATACGTCAAAAATGGCTCGCATGTACCAGCCCAAGCGTGCACAAGACTTCCCTCATGCCGCTCTTACGAAAAAATTACTCTTTGATCTCGCAAGTCTGTTTGGAGGCATTGATTTGGTTAAAGAAAAGACAACTGAGCGCAAGCCGTGCTTCGATGTGGTGTTTCAGCACCGAGATGCAGCGTATTCAGCTCTGCGACAACTATCGGCCCATGCGCCCATGAGCAATTTGTGTGTACGGTGGTGCATGTCCGATATCGCGCATGCCTATGGCCCGATGCCGGACAATTGTGTGGCAGAAGAAACGCAGCATACGTACGTTCATCAGTCATTGCCGTACCTGAATTATCATGGTCCTGTTTGGACGCCAATCTATCCTGAAGCATCTTCCGGTGGTGTATTAACGCTCTCCAATAAGCAAAATATGGTACCCAAGTCATCGATTGATCAGAAACAGACTAGCGGACTACCTCACAAGTTGGACTGTATACTACATTCTTCGAACCCGTTTACGGTCCATGTATCGACTTTGGGTTCAAAGACGTCTGTCACGAAGCTATGTGATATATTTGGTCAATTTGGACCCCTTCACATGGTGACAATAATGGCCAAAGGTCAAGCTTCAGTCACGTACGGTTCCTCTTCAGTTTTTACTGACTGCCAGTTTTAAGTACAAGGCGAGCGCAAAGCGTGCATATCACAGTCTTTGTGAATCCCCGTCGTTTCGTGAAGTAGAATAAGAATGATGCTTTGGTGAAATGATAAGGTGCTTAGTTGTCTGCAATGGTCTTGAGCTTGGGGTTAGTAGGTAGGCGACATACCTGTAGACCATGGATATCCTGGATTACATCTTTGATTTCTTTATTCACCATACGGTGTGCCTGAATAGTGGACTTGCCCTTGAATTCTTTCGACTTGAGCATAATGGCAAAAAACGATCCACATCCACCGCTAATATCTTGAACTTGAAGATCGGATGGCGTGAACTTTTCCGTCAAAGTTCGGATAATCTTGTCTTGCTTTTCAGCAggcgtcgatgcatcgtgccgcgctgATGTCTGGCTAATGTGGCGCAGTTGGTTTATGCTTCTTTGTGCCATCACCATGCGCTGATGTGGCAGGCCGGCTGCTTGCGTCACGCGCAGCAGATTCATGATGTTACGAGAGGATGGATATGAAGCTGTCAGTTACGAGCCAATTGGCCTAGCCAACCGGCTGTTTCGTATTACGTCAGGATATGGGCTGGGTGGAGGGTATCAAGACGTTCGCATTTTATACTAGGGGATGAGCCGTGTGGGT is a window of Malassezia restricta chromosome III, complete sequence DNA encoding:
- a CDS encoding zinc finger protein, C3H1 type, which gives rise to MSFNIFQACEHGDVNAVRTLLDEQPDLVHAVDASNNTPLTQALQRGNVDIVRELITRHADPRKAQVTVAQTEQNAEAFALVREASLRADTMIANQSKPSAEAPASSENNNAPPANLPPPEIARMIPCKFFPNCRYGERCIFQHPVSVPLNAQDGTFLPTPPGMFFAAPNGMPLQPPPNLYGVPAPYMDMSHPMFQVPFGPNGVPMYPAPINAMPGATETNGVADSVKHSFQDAEAQSQSQPDDQAMGGTTDTATQTIQSNKKAGKTTRHDSTQRGRPNGVRPSCAFFARSACRYSNECRFPHVLPDGTDARNIPSDQDARLNKNTARRTNQSSDRRNSDGEGSSSGSMTPQTKKGNNARRPSNANHVRGKGSRRSTAQPSQASRKTPAQRVPNSDEFPALPGGTPSEPTAVQNKSYKANFSAILSAPAPPKPAKAPSTDNQSKPSPSQTTAEEPEMEQNNGTNPTISTRDFAAVAAAQPNAVTA
- a CDS encoding BolA-like protein 3 yields the protein MNLLRVTQAAGLPHQRMVMAQRSINQLRHISQTSARHDASTPAEKQDKIIRTLTEKFTPSDLQVQDISGGCGSFFAIMLKSKEFKGKSTIQAHRMVNKEIKDVIQDIHGLQLKTIADN